From a single Candidatus Zixiibacteriota bacterium genomic region:
- a CDS encoding DinB family protein, with protein MSEIERILDQLHRSMYGEAWHGPAVMELLAEIDAKAAAAKPIERAHSIWELALHIAAWQGAVRTRIGGKAVELSDEQDWPPVTDTSKAAWELAVRGLRGSYEQLRDAIAGLDDQALLMPVPGRQHNLYFLIHGVIQHNLYHAGQIAVLKKAL; from the coding sequence ATGAGCGAAATCGAACGCATCCTGGATCAACTTCATCGATCCATGTATGGTGAGGCGTGGCACGGCCCGGCGGTGATGGAGCTGTTGGCCGAGATAGACGCAAAGGCCGCGGCGGCGAAACCGATCGAAAGAGCCCATTCGATCTGGGAACTTGCTTTGCACATTGCCGCCTGGCAGGGCGCGGTGCGGACACGCATCGGCGGTAAGGCCGTTGAATTATCGGATGAGCAGGATTGGCCGCCGGTGACTGACACCTCGAAAGCGGCCTGGGAGCTGGCAGTGCGCGGGTTGCGAGGGTCGTACGAGCAGTTGCGCGATGCGATTGCGGGGCTGGATGATCAGGCGCTGCTTATGCCGGTGCCGGGCCGACAACACAATCTCTACTTCCTGATTCACGGCGTGATTCAGCACAACCTCTATCATGCCGGGCAGATTGCGGTGTTGAAGAAGGCCTTGTGA